The window TAATGCGGACGCCATCTGGCATTTACCCGCTAATCTCGATTTTGTGACCGGTGCTGCTGCGCCATTAACAGGATTGACTGCCTATCAAGGTTTGCATGAAGAATTAGCTGCAAAAGCTGGCGAAAGCGTGTTTATCCCCGGGGGTTCTGGATCATTTGGCCAAATGGCCATTCCTATCGCTAAAAGCATGGGGCTGAGGGTCATTGTTAGTGGAAATCCGCAAGCACGTGAACGGACAATGGCGGCTGGAGCAGACCAATATATTGATTACACGACTGAGAACTATTGGGAACAACTTCGTGATGTCGATTATGTGATGGATACCTTGGGACCAAGCGAATTTGATCATGAACTTTCGATTATTAAAGCAGGCGGGCGCCTCCTTTCTCTGCGGACCGGTCCTAACAAACGTTTCGCCGAAGACCTGGGCTTGCCAGGTTGGAAACAAAAGCTTTTCACCATTGCCGGGGCTAAGTATGACCACAAAGCGAAGAAAAAGAAGATTCAATATCATTTCATTTTTGTTCGCAGTGATGGCGAACAATTAAAGAAAATTACGAAGATTATTGAAGATAACGGGATTGTACCAGCGGTGGACCCTACAGAATACCACATTGATGATATTAATGAAGCACTAAAGCTTGTTGCTACAGGTCATCCTAAAGGAAAAGTTGTTATCCGATTTTAAGGGGAGTTACCTTATGAAGGCTGCACAAATTTCGCGGTATTCCAAAATACTGGAAGCGCAAATTAACACAGTCGCTGTTCCATCAATCACACCAACACAGGTTTTAATCAAGACTAAGGCAGCTGGTGTTGATCCACACCTTGTCTTGGCGATTACAGGCAAAGTTAAGTTATTTGATCATTACGACTTTCCACTGACTCTGGGTAAC of the Paenibacillus pedocola genome contains:
- a CDS encoding NADP-dependent oxidoreductase, with translation MKAAQITKYSKKFTVKVNDIPVPEISDNEVLVKVKAAAVNHLELLIGTGSVKLIQDYAFPLVLGNELTGVIEKVGKNVHEFKVGDAIYSRLPLQKIGAFAEYAAINADAIWHLPANLDFVTGAAAPLTGLTAYQGLHEELAAKAGESVFIPGGSGSFGQMAIPIAKSMGLRVIVSGNPQARERTMAAGADQYIDYTTENYWEQLRDVDYVMDTLGPSEFDHELSIIKAGGRLLSLRTGPNKRFAEDLGLPGWKQKLFTIAGAKYDHKAKKKKIQYHFIFVRSDGEQLKKITKIIEDNGIVPAVDPTEYHIDDINEALKLVATGHPKGKVVIRF